The window gcttgtttgttttaatttttttgaaactaGAAAGGTCCGTTGGTTCACTTGTGCTGTTTTTTGTGCTATTAGATGAGGAATTAATGAAAAATTGATAATGATAGATGTTGGGGTGTATTTTAGAGGTTGGGGTCGCCTTGGCTGGGGCTCCCTGTCCAATCCAAGGAGATGACTCCTTAGCCTAAGTTTCCATGGCTCCTGGTCCCTCCcagggctgtggagcaaggcACAGAGGGGCTGAGCACCCACacaccattttatagatgggaacaATTGAGGCCAGAGAGGAAGTGACTGTCCAGCATCACCTCAGCCATTCAGAGCTCGTGACTCCCAGCTCAGGGCTCCTTCTGCTGGGACAAGCCAGATTCGGTGGACCTGGGGAGGAGGGACCAGCCAAGCCCCAAGCAGCTGGCTGGAGAGGGAAGAGCTGAGGGAGGTCACAGGCGCGTCAGGCGTGGGCAGTCAGGGCCCGTCCCCCGCCCCCCTCCAGGGGCACACCGACGGCCTTCTCTGGCCAATGGCACAAGCACACCATCCGGGGGTGGGTGGTTACCTGTCTCCCCACTTCACTGTTGTGTAGACGCATCAGTTTATTGGCTTGGGATCCTGTTTTTTTCACCTTCATAGGAGCATCGGAAAACTTGGCTCCCATGAGGAGCCCGTAGCTGAGGTTGTCCGCACATCCTCCCCAGCGGTTCCCAGGCCCGGGTGGCTCACCTGGGACGGGGCCGCAGGAGCAGCCGGGCAGGTCGCCAGAGGTGCAGGCCCGGGCGATGGCGTGGCTGATGGCGGCCGCCGACAGCGCATACACGAAGGCCGACTCCCGGGTCCCTGTGGGGTGGGAGGTGCAAGGTCACTTGGGGCAGGTGGTCCAGGGATAGGACCGGACCCAGGTCTGAGACCCTCCTgcatcacccccaccccactgagGGGTCAGACAGGGACAGGGTGGTGTAGATGGAGGATGGCACTAAGGCCATCAGTCTGTCAGTCTTATCCCACAGGTGTCCCCCAAATACACCAGCTGGCTGGTGCGCTCCCCTCAGCCCTTGCACACCCACAGCTCACCCCACTCACATCCTACCAGGACCCTTCGCTCTAGAGAAGCAAAGGCCAGGCCCTGAGCTCCTCAAGGCACTCAGAGCCTGATGGGACAGGTGAGTGCGCAGAGAGCCTGCTGCAGGTTGAATCACCTCCCCCAAAAAGGACATGTTCAAGTCCTGCCTCCTAGCGTCTgtgtgaccttatttagaaatagggtctttgcaaaTGGCACCAAGCTAAGATGAAGTCGGACCACATCAAAGACCTTGAATCAGTGGCCGGTGCCCTTAGAGGAGAGGGGATTTGGGATCCATGACACACAGGGAGAATGCCAGGAGGGGACTCCTTCCTATGAGGGGTGGTGGCCCACAGTCCCCTCTGAGCCCAGGAGGAAGGGCTGAAGAACGTGGCAGATGGGGACTGTCGTGCTGCAGCTGCAGGGATTGCCtgcagccaccagaagctgggaaCAGGCAAGGAAGGAGCTTTCCCAGGGGCCACAGAGGAAGCAGACCCTGCCAAGGACTCGATTTCAGACTTCCAGGCTCCGGAACTGGGAGAGGGTACATTTTGGTTGTTTGAAGCCAGCCAGTCTGTGGCACACCGTCACAGCAGCCCAGGAAACTAACCCGGGCAGAAGCAACATGCCTTGGCTGGACACTGTCCCCTGGGTCCGAGCCCTGCTCCATCTCTTAACTGGCAGTCACTTCCCCTtctggagcctcagtttccttaaccGCAGAGTACAGAGATAATACCCCCGGCAGGCCTGGCCTCCAGATAactgaggaggaaggaaggaggccgCATCGAGTGCTACACAAACAGGAGCTGTCACTGCTTAGGATCTACAAGAGGAGTTATTATCACACAGTGGGGAGATAAGACCCACTTGGGTGTTTCTGTCTGTCAAAAGTCTCTCTATCATAGCCAGGTCCCCAACacccgcctcctccaggaagcctgctTCACAGATGCCCTGTCCCTAACCCGCAAGACCCGCAATTTCCATCAGCTGAGCCTGGCACCAGGGTGCACGCCagtaattccagcggcttgggaggctgaggcaggaggatcacaaggttcaaagccagcctcagcaacttagtgaggccctaagcaactcagtgaggccctgtctcaaaataaaatacaaaagggggggggctggggatgtggctcagtggttaaattcaatccccagtactcctcacccccacacaaaaaaaattccatcGGCTGGTCTAGGATTGCCTGGGGCACACCTGCTACCCGAGGGTGGGCTCTATGCCTTCTCACTGATATAGTCCCTGGCTGACCTTCAGGACCATGGGAACGACCTTGGGGCATGCTGTGAGCCTCCTGCTTCCTCTGCCAtgctgtggggtgtgtgtgtaccTGTCGAGTCTCAGGCTCCCTGCACTGGCGTGTCACTCGACAGCGTTCACTCACTCGCTGGCTCACGCCTGAATGCCCGTACCTATGAATGACTCATGCACCCATCGGCCTGCCCAGCCGTGCCTGCGTCCGTGCCGGTCCGTCATCCACcgatccactcatccatccacgaGCCTGTGAATCCACCCATCCGTGAATCCACCCACCTATCCAAACACACCTAGATTCACGCCTGAATTCACTCACCCCCACCCGCGTGCTGTCGGCAGCCCCCGCCCTACCTCTCTCCAGGTCAAGCAGGTAGTTGGGGGCGAGCTCAATGGAGGAACAGTTCCAGCGCATGTCGGCGAAGGCCCTGCGGCAGGCCTTGGTGACCTCGCGGGCGGCGCGCACGATGGTATGCATGAGCTCCAGGTTGCTGCGGCACAGCTGGACCTGTGCAGACACCAGGCCCTCCAGCTGCTTGCAGTGCTGCGTCTGGTTCAGCGCCAGGGCGGCCGGCGTCTTGGACAGCGCCCTGCACACCGCCGCCGAAAACGACCCATGGAAGAAAGACAGGGCTGTGAGGGGCCCTGTTGCAGCCGCTGGGCCTGCCGGCTCTGCTTTCCCCTCAGTGACTGGAGCTTTTCTTGGAGGGAGCCAGGAAAACCAGAGGTAAAGAGCCACGGATGGAGCAGCAGTTCCCCCTCCTactcctgtgtgaccttgggcacattGTTTGCCCCTTCTGGACCTAAAGCCCTAACCATAACTAGGATCACAACCCCAACCCACCTGAGCCACATGACAATTGTACCAGCACTAAAGGGGTTTGCAGCTCACAAAGCCCTCTCATCCCTTGCTATCCCGAGTTCTCACCGCAGCTGTGAATGATTTCTCTTTACTCAACATTCATTCAGCACTGAGCAGCTATGTGCCCAAAACTGTGCTAACTGCTAGATTATTATAATCATAATAATTACATATACTAttaattgagcatttactatatgCCCAGGATGAGTTAGGAgctctttatcttttcatttaattACTAAACCCATTTGCTATGTCGTGAGGCCTGTAGCCAGGCAAAAGATTTGGACCCCCTCCCCAGATAAAATCAGCAAGCTGTCCACAAGGATGATGGGGTGGGGGTACAGGCGGCTAACAGGATGCCAGAgccctacagaatgagagaatgCGCTTGGATGAGGAGGGAAGACttccaggcagaggaagaggcAAGATCAAAGGCGCAGAGTGGCCCTAAGCCATGAGCAGGGACATGTTGGTGTGTTTGGACAGCAGCATCAGCACCAGTGGTCCACAGAGCCTCATCAGACAGGGCTTCCTGACCTAACTGGACCAGTTCCAGGCTGCCTAGGCCTCGCCTTTTTGGGGTGCCTGTTGTCTAAACCCCCCAAGCCCTGACTGGGAGGGCTCTGACTGCACATGCCAACGCCACAGCCTCTGTGGGCTCTTGGTTGTTTACagcccctccagctcctcccagCATCGGCTGTCCGTTTCCCAGTGAACAGAGCTCTCGCTCCTCGGCTCAGGGGTCATCCTGGACCAGATTATCACATATGAGGACAGAGGCCCAGCCAGTGGGGGAGCTTCCCGGCATCCCCCTGTGAGTCGGTCTTCCCTCCCCAGCAGGCCCAGGCCCTCAGGGATGCGTGGGCCTCCTTCCTGGGTGCCCTGCTCTGCACCAGCTGGCCCGAGCCTCCCTGCTCTTGCTCTTGCCAGTTTGTTCCTTTACTTTGAGCCtgttttctcagttttaaaatgGGAAGGATTGCATGAGTGACAGCAAATCAAACATGTGGCCTAATGGCAGGAGCACGGTGCGAGCTCATGCAGCGTGGGCTGCCGTCCATTCCCTGGGCTCCTGCTCCAGCCAAGAAGTGGGGTGACGGCTGATCCTGTCTCAGTGCAGGCAGTGCCTGAGTGCTGGGTGCCACAGCTCCAAAGGAGGGGAGCTCTGAGCTCCCAGGACCTGATGCTCATTGCCTGGGGCCCTGAGGACCCCGGCAGCCACCTTGGGTCTTAACTTCCATCTATGAAGTCATCAAGCAAGGGCCTCCCCAGCTAGCAGTGAGCAAGGTCCTAGGAGGGAGGCCCCAGGGACCCACTGGCTGCGACAGGAGCAGCTGGCTACAGTCTGCGGGGGAGGCTTCACCCCTGGAAGCACCAGGCGGAGGCAGCAGACTCCACAGCAGAGGAGGCCCACAGTCCTCTGGTAATTAGTGGTAATGACTGTTTCTAACTAAATCCCCCTTGGGGAGGTAATCAAGGACTAAGGCAGGAGGTGGAGGAGTCGCTGTGTGGATGTCTCCCCAGGCTTGCCTCCCTCCGCAGACCCCTAATTGGAAACATTTTGGTTTATCTAGGGGTGGGGCGTGGGGGAGAGGGTGGAAGAAAGGACAGGAGGGAACAGAGAGTTCACCCGGAGGCCTGTGCCAGGGTTCTGCAGGGGTGGCGGTGGGCAGCAggcttctctctctcactcaggATTCAGGGGTCTACTGGGACTGGCTCTGACAGAGGCTTGGTTCAAACTCTGGCTCAGTCACCACCTACCACGTGACCCTGCATGTTGCTACCCTTCTCCCAGCCCCATAGAACACATCCATAGTGTTCTATGCCCAGGACTGACACAGGCTCTGATGGCGGGGACATTTTAGGGTGACACAGGCTGGGCAAATGGCTTCACCTCTCCCCCATCGCCTGAGCCATGTACTCCCTCTCCTTTCCGCTACACCAGCCCATCTCTGCGCCTGGGTGGTCCTTCCCCCTCCGCCTCCTGCAGGGCCACGGCATCTGCCCAGCTTCCTCCAGTCTCCCCAGTGCCCACCCTGCCCAGCCTATCACTGAGTGGTCTTACTGAGGTTGTCAGCAGCCCTACCTTCACCTACCCAAGGTGAGGCCACCTCACAAGAAGGGCCTCCATCCCTCTTGCCCAGGCACAGAGGCAGGCCATATGATGAGATCTTAGCTAAAGACCTACGGTCAGGCTTCGAGAGCCCCAGGGTCTCTGCCATTCTGCAGTCCATTCTTTATCAGATGCTTCGGTCACAGCTCTGGGCTCATGAGGCCTCAGAAGGGTCCCCACCAGCACATCCACAATGTGGCCTGGCAGCTCCTGCCTCCCCCATGGAGAGATGGGATGAGGTCAACAGTCAGTGGCAGAGGCATCCTCAGGATAAGGAGGACCTTGGGCAGGGCTTTGGGTGGACATCAGGGGACCACAAATTTTGACCCAGTGGTTCTGCCTCTGTGGATCTGTTGACCCAGGGGTGGGAAAGCGATGGAGTCTGAGGAGCTGGGGACTCTAacccacctgcccagcacctTGGGCTTTCCTGGACTACACCTCATCCTGATGCTCACAGGCAGGGAGGGTGGAGCAAGAGCTGGGCTTCTGTCGAGCCCCCTGGGTGGGCTTGGAGAACTCTTCCATCTGTGACAAGCCAGACTCCTCAGGTAGGCCCTAGGTTTAGGAATCGGGCTCCTCAGAAAGGCTcctccttctccagccacaccaggCAGGGGACTGCAGCTGCCAGCCCAGGAAGAAGCTCCCAGGCCACATGTCAAGAGTCCTCCTATTCCTCCTAGGAATTTGTCCCAGGGCTTCACAGTCAAGAGGGACCAGGCCAGCTCCCTTCCTCCACTGTGTACCTGTGGTGACTCAGGGTGGTGAAGGCCTGGAACTTGCAGATGGAGCCCTACCTAGAGGAGATCTCCTAGACCTCAGGAgctccctgccctgtccccacacGTGCTGACCCCTCTGTGTCCCATCCTGCAAGGAAGCCCCAACAGCCTCCATCAGATTTGACAATCGAAAAGCTAAAGGGCAGTGCCAGTTCCCAGGGTGCgagtgggaaaactgaggcccagagaagggcaGGGCTTGCCCTGACCTGTGCACAGCCAATCATACAGATGGAGCTGGAACCCAGGCCtcccagggccaggagggagaGACTCCCTCCTTCCACTTCACTTTGCAGCAGCTATGGCCCTTCTAGAGTTTCTTGGGACTCTTCCTTAAGAGGCCCCACCCCTGTGTGAGTGGCACAGGGAGGGCCTGTCTTCTCATGGGGCAACCCCACAGGTAATGGGACCACCCTCGGCCCTCCCTCACCCAGACAACCAAAGTACTGGGAGGTGCCCAGACCTCCCCCCAGTACTTGCTGGTCTGGGGATCTCCAAGCACCTGACTTGAGAGGTAAGTTATAGGAGGGTCTCCAGGAAGCAGGTGCTTCCATCCTGACTACCATCCCACCTGCTCAGGCAGGTGAGCCCACCAGGTGAGCGTCCGAAGTTACTCAGCCACATCTGGTTTCAGATTCTGTGTCAAATGTCCCTTTCATCTACAAGTCACTTTCCAAAGTCCAGGGCAGCACTGCCCCAGGATTGCCCCAGGACAGCTGATCTTCCTGGATGAGTCCCCAGTATCCTGCTCCCACTGTACCACTGTGCTGGGGTTTCCCTACAGACACCCtgaactagctgtgtgaccttgcgTGAGTTATTTACCCCCTCTCTACCTTAATCTCCTTGTTTGTAAAAATGGTAGTGATGAGATTATCACCTGCCACATAAGAGCATTCACGAATTAAATGACCAGAGCTCTTGGAGCCACATCTGGGGCACTTACTAGCAGGTGCTTATGGTTCCTGGTCTCTCCCAGCTTCCCTGAGGCAGGGTCCTGCCTCCTGTTATGCTCCTGCTGTTCCTCCCATCTGGGACACTGGCTTGGCCTTCCATCTCTGCCCATCAGAATCCTCCAGCCCAGCTGCAGTTACCTCCCTTGGGTGGAACTGACCACTCCTCCTCTGGGATCCTATGCTCCCTCCCAGGACAGCTCACAGCCCACCTTGCATTTTCACATGTCCCTCCCCACCAAGAGGCTGGGAGCTTCTTGAAGGCAGACACTGAGTGGGTAGCGCCTGGGCTACACAGTGCAGATAGCATGGGTGTCTGGCTGAGCCAGCTACCTGTCCTGCCATATGCCAGCTTGGAGGCCTGTGTGAATCACGCACTTCTCAGAGCTTCACTCCTGCCACCATAGGGCCTGGATGTTAGCAGTGTCCCCGTGTCTCCCTGTGAACTACAAATGTCACCTAAGCCCAGTCAGTTCCAGGTCTCTGATGCTCTTTGTGCCCTCAGCAAATCTTCCCTTCCCCAGGACCTCATTTCCTTATCCGTAAAATGGTGGCAGTGGTCGAGGGTGAGGGAGGATTCCCTCAATGACCCGGGTTCCTGCCCACAGGAAGAATCCTGATGCCTATGGCCAGAGGAAGGTGGTGGTTTCTCAAAGTTCATGAGGGGCAGCTGGGAGGAGCCTATGCCCCAGGGAGGGGAGACCACCTGCCCAGGCCTCTCCTTACAAACAGGAAGCACCAGAAGACAGGGCTCCCCTCTTGAGTCATCAATTAATTGATAACTCAGTTCCAGAAGGGGCGGGGCCCATGACCTCCAGACTGTTTGCTGGCGGCCCAGCCGCTATCTCCCTGTGTTCCAGTTAATCCCCAAGCCCTCCTAggggcccctccccagcccccataatctGTTCCCTGCTGTTTTATCTGCATGGTTCgctgctgctgcccctgccccaACTCCAGACCTGTGTCCTGTCCTGGACCTTCCCACCCTGGGAGTCTCCTCCACCATCATACTCTCCTCCCCACTGTGCCCTGTCTAACTATCTGCATGCAGCTCTGCAGTGGTAAGGGGGCAAGCCCTGGAAAATCTCCCTAGTGTCCCAAGTGTGTGACCCCACCAGGTGGCTTCCCCACCTCTGGGCCCCCACACCCCAGCACCGGTCTCTTCTAGGACACTTGGACACTTGTGGAGTTATTTACGGCCTGGGCTTATCTCTCCCAACCCAGAGGGCAGCTCCTCCAGCAAGGGGCCGGGTTTCACTTCTCTCTCTCGGCACCCATCTCTGTCCAGTGGGCTGCCCACGGAGAGGAGACCTGACCTTCTCCTATGGCCCCCTGATATTCATACCCAAAGGAACCCCTGCACATGTGCACAGCTGCTGACAGCTCAGAGGTTCTCCCCGAGCCTCTTTTCCCATGGAATCTAAGTGAGCTGAGTCTCCCCTCCTCTGAGGGAGGAAGACACTGAGGCTCTCAGAGGTAGAATGACACTTCCCCAAGGTCACCTAGGCGGAGAGGTCAAGAATGTCGTTGTGTACCTCCAGCTGGGGTCAATAGCCTGAGAAGGAGACGATCTAGAGCCGGCCCCCTTGAGCGAGTGCGCCCCTCGACAAGGATGTCTTGCAGAGGTGTGTGACACCTCGGTGGCTTTTGCGCAAACATCTGCGGGCCAGGACGGGACAATTCCATTGCCCGCTGCGAAAGCCCTTGGAAAGGACggcattttgcagaggaggaaatcgaggctaaagaagaatgaattccTCAGGACCCCCAAGTCATCTTGGACTCCCGGGTCTTGGCAAACTCGACCAATCCAGGAGACCCCTTTAGGCCCTCCCCTGCCCAAAACTCCCGCCCCGGGCCCGTCGGCGTGGAGGTGAGGTCCCTACTTACAGCCACTTGATGCCATAGCACACGCCGGTCTGGAGTGCCAGGGCGAAGAGCAGAGCCTCGCAGACCTGCGGCCGCG is drawn from Urocitellus parryii isolate mUroPar1 chromosome 4, mUroPar1.hap1, whole genome shotgun sequence and contains these coding sequences:
- the Wnt11 gene encoding protein Wnt-11 isoform X1; the protein is MRARPQVCEALLFALALQTGVCYGIKWLALSKTPAALALNQTQHCKQLEGLVSAQVQLCRSNLELMHTIVRAAREVTKACRRAFADMRWNCSSIELAPNYLLDLERGTRESAFVYALSAAAISHAIARACTSGDLPGCSCGPVPGEPPGPGNRWGGCADNLSYGLLMGAKFSDAPMKVKKTGSQANKLMRLHNSEVGRQALRASLETKCKCHGVSGSCSIRTCWKGLQELRDVAADLKTRYLSATKVVHRPMGTRKHLVPKDLDIRPVKDSELVYLQSSPDFCMKNEKVGSHGTQDRQCNKTSNGSDSCDLMCCGRGYNPYTDRVVERCRCKYHWCCYVTCHSCERTVERYVCK